Part of the Geodermatophilus obscurus DSM 43160 genome is shown below.
CGTCGCCGACGCCGCGGATGATGTCGCCCGCCGGCGGCTCGACCTTGACCACCCGCGCGCCCATCTGGGCCATGAGCACCGCGCAGTACGGGCCGAGGAAGGTCGAGGTGAGCTCCAGGACGGTCAGCCCCGCGAGCGGTCCGGGCGGCGGCGGCACGGGCACTCCCCTCCTGGGTGGGCGGCGGTGGACGCAGCGTGCCAGAGCGCGGCGAGGGCGATCCCACCGGGCGCGCGCGGGTGGGGGCGCGCCCCGCGCGCGCTTCGGGCGGTCACGCGTGCCTCACTGGGCACGAGAGTCCCGGTACTCCTCGTCCGGCGGGAACGTGGGCCGTACCGTGGACGCGGCGCCGGGCGACCCGGCGGCCGGACGGCGTGGTCTGCTCCGGCCGGGACCGGCGGAGCGCGTGCTGCGCGAGCCGGACGCCACGGACCGCGCGGGGGCTGTGCCAGCCTGCGCGTACGCCATGAGGCTGCAAAACAGGGAGGCCTGGCACGGTGACGACGTACCTGGACGCGGACCCGGCGGTCGTCGAGGACGCGATCGCGCTGGGCGACGCCCTCGTCGACGCCTGGGGCAGCTGGGGCCCGAACATGACGCCGGACGCCCGGCAGGTCGCCTTCATCAGCGACCGCTCCGGCATGCCCCAGCTCTACATCAAGGACGTCGTGCTCGACGGGCCGCGGCCCGCGGCGCGGCACGTCAAGCTCTCCGACGACCCGGTGGTCTCCGTGCGGTGGGCGGCCGACAGCGGCTGGCTCACCTGCGAGGTCGCCACCGACGGCGGGGTCCGGACGGCGGTGTGGGTGGTGCGTCCCGACGGCAGCGACGCCCGCCGGATCGCCGGCGACGCGACCACGCACGCCGAGCTCGGTCCCTGGACCCGCAGCGGGCACCGCTTCGTCGTCACCTTCCCCGGCGCCGCCGAGGGGGTGCCGACCCGCTGTTTCCTGGCCGACCCCGCGACCGGCCGGCTCGACCCGCTGGCGGAGGGCGAGCTGATCCGCGTGCTCGACGTGTCGCTGGAGGAGCGCTTCATCGTCATCCGCGACGGCGCGCGCGGACAGCAGTACGTCGTGGTCGTCGACCGGCTCACCGACGAGGCCCTCAGCGTGCTGCCCCAGGGCGCGACCGGCTCGACCGAGGTCGCGCTCATCCGGCCGGCTCCCGCTGAGCACGGCGGGCCGGTCTACGTGTACCTGGCCTCCGACGTGGGCCTGCCCCGGCGCCAGCTGATCGGCCTGCCGTTCGGCCCGAACGGGTGGCGCGGCGAGCCCCGCACGCTGGCCGCGCGGGACGACGCGGAGCTGGAGTTCATCGACGCCGACGACGCCGGCCGGCTGCTGCTGCTGGTGTGGAACGTCGCCGGGCGCAGCGAGCTGGAGCTCATGGACACCGCCACGGGCGGGCGGACGCCGATCTCCGGACTGCCCGGGCTGGTGGCCGCCGACCCGGTGCTCAGCCGCGACGGCTCAAGCGTGGTGCTCGGCGTGGAGGGCCCGACGCGTCCCCGCGAGCTCTGGCACCTGGACACCACGACGCACGCCTGGACCCGGGTCTCCTCCTCCCCTCCCCTGCCCGCGCGGCGGCTCGTCGTCCCGACGCCGGCGACCTTCGCAGGGCAGGACGGACTGCCGCTGACCGGCTGGCTGTACCGCGCGCCGAGCCGGCTGAAGGGGACCGGCCCGGCGGTGCTGTGGCTGCACGGCGGGCCCGAGGCACAGGAGCGGCCGACGTTCGACCCGGAGCACCAGGCGCTGGCCGCCGCCGGCATCACCGTGTTCGCGCCCAACATCCGCGGCTCGTCGGGGTTCGGCCGGGAGTTCGTGCACGCCGACGACCTGCACGGCCGCTACGACGCGTTCGCCGACGTGCTGGCCGCCGCGCAGCACCTGGTGGACACCGGTGTCGCCGACGCCGACCGCATAGCGGTGACCGGCCGCTCCTACGGCGGCTACCTGACCCTGGCCTCGCTCGCCTTCTCGCCCGGCGTCTTCGCGGCGGGAGTGGACGTCTGCGGCATGTCCGACCTGGTCACCTTCTACCGCGACACCGAACCGTGGATCGGCGCGGCCGCGGTGTCGAAGTACGGCCACCCCGAGCGGGACCGCGCGCTGCTGGAGGAGATCTCGCCGCTGCGGGCCGCCGGCGCCATCGACGTCCCGCTGCTGGTCGTCCACGGCGAGCACGACACCAACGTGCCGATCGGCGAGGCGCACCAGATCGTCCTGGCGCTGCGCGAGCAGGAGCGAACGGTGCAGTACCTGGAGCTCGAGGGCGAGGGCCACGACTTCCGTCGGGCCGACTCGCGCAAGCGGCTGCTCGGGACGATGGTGCGCTTCCTCGCCCGGGCGCTGTCCCGGTCACGCGAGGTCGACCCGGTGGGCGGCCGGGCCCCGTGAGCTCACCCAGCGGCACAGCAGCGCCGCGACCGCGACCGACGAGCGCCGGCGAGGAGGCGACGTGAGCGACCCCTTCGGCCTCGAGCGGTTCGTCGGGGCGCAGGACGGCGGGGTGTACGAGCAGGCGCTGCGCGAGCTGCGGGCCGGGGCCAAGCGCGGCCACTGGATGTGGTTCGTCTTCCCGCAGGTCGCGGGTCTGGGGCGCAGCTCGACCGCGCAGCACTACGCGCTCGCCGGCCTGGAGGAGGCGCGGGCGTACCTCGCGCACCCCGTGCTGGGGCCGCGGCTGGTGGAGTGCGCGCAGGCGCTGCTGGAGCTGTCCGGCCGCGACCCGGTCCGGGCGCTCGGGTCCGTGGACGCGGTGAAGCTGCGCTCGTCGATGACGCTGTTCGAGGCGGCCGCGCCCGACGAGCGGGTGTTCGCCGAGGTGCTGGAGCGCTGGTTCGACGGCCAGCGGGACGAGGCGACGACCACCCGGCTCTGACGAGCGGCCCGGCGCGACGTCGATCACGCTGGGCTTCGTGAGCGATGAGAACAGCGGGTCGGGCTACGTCACCTCCGGGGAGTTCGAGCGGGACACCGACTACATCCCCGACCGGATCACCGCCGACGGTTCCGGCGGGTGGCCGGTGGAGGCCGGGCGCTACCGGCTCGTCATCGCGCGGGCCTGCCCGTGGGCGAACCGGGCGGCCGTCGTGCGCCGGCTGCTCGGCCTGGAGGACGCGATCTCCATGGGCATGTGCGGGCCTACCCACGACGAGCGGTCCTGGACGTTCGACCTCGACCCCGGCGGCCGCGACCCGGTGCTGGGGTACGAGCGGCTGCAGGAGGCCTTCCTCGCCCGCTTCCCCGACTACGACCGCGGCATCACGGTGCCGGCGCTGGTCGACGTCCCCACCCGGCAGGTGGTCACCAACGACTTCCTGCAGATGACGCTGGACCTCTCCACCGAGTGGACGGCGTTCCACCGCGACGGCGCGCCCGACCTCTACCCCGGGAAGCTGCGCGACGAGATGGACGAGGTCATGCAGCGGGTCTACACCGAGGTCAACAACGGCGTGTACCGGTGCGGGTTCGCCGGCTCGCAGCGCTCCTACGACAGGGCGTACGACCGGCTGTGGACGGCGCTGGACTGGCTGGAGGAGCGGCTGTCCGGGCAGCGGTACCTGATGGGTGGGTCGATCACCGAGGCCGACGTCCGGCTGTTCACCACGCTGACCCGGTTCGACCCCGTCTACCACGGCCACTTCAAGGCCAACCGGCAGAAGCTGACCGAGATGCCGGTGCTGTGGGCCTACGCGCGCGACCTGTTCCAGACCCCCGGGTTCGGCGACACGATCGACTTCCCGCAGATCAAGGAGCACTACTACGTCGTCCACGCGGACATCAACCCGACCCAGGTCGTCCCGGTCGGTCCCGACACCTCGAACTGGCTGACCCCGCACGGGCGCGAGGAGCTGGGCGGCTCGCCGTTCGGCGACGGGACACCGCCCGGTCCGCCGCCGGAGGACGAGCGCGTGCCCGCCGACCACGGCCCCGGCGGCCTCGGCCACCGCTGAGCACCGGCGCGGCCCTGCACCGCGCCCGTCCGGCCGGCGCCGGGTGTCCTCGGCGGCGCTCGTGCTCTGCCCACACCGGTGGGCAGAGCACGAGCTCTCGTGGAGGAGGACCGCTGGGCCAGCAGGCCGTGGCGCGCTCACCGGGACGGGCCGGCCACCGGAGCTGCCGGTCCGGATGTCGTCCGGACCGGCCCCTCCTCCCGCCTCTTACTCGCAGCCGATCCCGTCGCCGTCGCGGTCGAGGTGGCGGCCGTAGCCCGGGTCACCGACACGGACCGGGGCTGCGCCGGCGTTTCGCGCCGCGGAGCAGTTGGCGTAGGAGGCGCTGACGGACACCTCCGGCTCGGGCTCGACGACCGCCGCGCTGCCGGCGCCGGACGACACGGACCCGGACGAGGACGACGAGGACGAGGACGACGAGATGCGGCTGCTGGCCGTCTGCTCAGCGGCGCGCAGCGCACCCTCCCGGGCGACGAGGTCCTGCTCCCGCTGGTCGAGCGCCGTCGCACGCTGGGTGATCGCCGCGGTCTGCTGCTCGATCTGGGTCTGCGCCGCCGCGGCCGCCTGTCGGACCTGCTCCTCGGCTGCGGCCACGTCGTCGCTCAGCTCGCTGGCCTGGTCCTGCGCGACCTCTAGGTCGTCCTGCAGGGCGATGTACTGCGGAGCGGCGGTCACGTCGGCCTGGTCGCCCGCCGCCCCGACACCGGTGCCGATCAGGAACGCCAGCAGCGGGATCGCCCACCGCAGCCACGTCCGCCGGCGCCCGGGAGGCTGCTCGGCAGGCGGCTGGACGGGCAGCTGCATCGTCTGCGTGGGCTGCTGCGCGGGCGGCGTCGGCCCTCGGAAGCCCCAGTTGGTCGGCATCATCGTCGTCCCCCGATTCGAGAAGTGCAGCGGCACCGTACGTGCGCGCAGGACCCCCCGGTGTGCCAGCTGGTCCAGACTGCGCCAGTTGGTGCGAGTGGTTCGGATGAGCCAGAGCGCGCGTCTCCCAGCAGGGCTCGTGCAGCTGCCTGCCGACGGTCGGTGGAGCGCCCGCCATCCCGTCGGCCGGTGACCGACGGCCGATGAGGACGACGCCTCCGCGGGCACGAGGTCGGGCTGCTGGTCGGGTGGAGTTACTGGTCACCGCGTGCCACGCGTGCCGGGCACCGTGGTAGTGGAAGACCTCACCCGGGCAGCGCTGCAGGTCGGGCGAGCTGACGTCCTGCCGCCCGTACCGCTCGCACTGGGGCACCACGCACCTGTCGGGTCAGCGGCTCTCCTCGATGACGAGCATGTAGCGACGCCGGTCGTCCTTGAACTCGGCGACGTCGAAGCTGGTGTGGTCGTCGGGCTCCTGCACCGTCTGCCGGAGGTACGGACGCACGCGCTGCCACAGCGCCTCCCGGTCGGCCGCGGCGACCTCCGTCGGCGCGTCCGGCCCGTAGAAGTGCAGGACCGGGACGTCGGGCGAACGCAGCAGGTGCTCCACCCGCTTCACCGGGGGTTCCCCGCCGCGGAGCCGCCAGGACGTGCCGTCGGCGTCCACCCACCGACCCGGGGAGATCGCGGACGGCCACGGGATCGCGTCGCCCACCGGCGAGGACCCGTCTGATGACGCCGGGGCCTGCCTCCGCTGCCTCGCCTGCTTGCCCATGCTCGCATCCTCCTCCGCGAGTGGCGTCGTCGGGCCCGGTAGCAGGATCGGGCGCGCGGTGACGCCGGTCGTGTGGGCGGGCGCCCTCCTGTGGACGGCAGACCCCACCGACGGTGGCCACGGCCAGGGTCCCGGGCATGACGACTCCCCCGCTCGCCCAGGTCCCCGTCCGCTCGGCTGCCGAGCTCACCCGGCGCTGGGCCGCCCTGCTCGACCCACCGGTCTTCGCCGCCCGCAGCCTCTGGCTGCTGTGGCTCACCGGCGACGGTCGCTCGCTGCCGCTGGTCGTCCCGGTCGACGACCTGCCGGCGGTCCCCGACCGGTTGACGCTGCGCGGGCTCGCCGACCTCCACGAGACGCTCACCGAGGACCTCGACGTCACGCACCTCGCGATGGCGCTCTGCCGCCCCGGGCACGCCGTGGTCAGCGCCGAGGACGACGCGTGGGCCGAGGGGCTGCACACCGTCCTCGACGACGCCGTCGCGAGCAGCTGGAGCCTGCACCTGGCCGCAGGTGGCCGGGTGGTCCCGGTCGTCGAGTCCCCGACGTGGCGGCCGCCGACCGGGTGAGGCGGGGGTCGAGGGCCGCCGGCGCACGACCGACCCGACCGGCGAGTCGTCCCCACGAACCGCGCGGCAGGCCACGCCGGCGCGGGTGCCTCGACGGCGCGGCGCGGCTCGGCGTCGAGCAGGCTGGGGAGGTGGCTGCCGGTCCGCCCCTGTCCCTGCCCAGCGTCGGGCCGGACCCGGTGCCCTGGGACACCGCGCTCGCGGCGGTGCTCGGGTACGCGCGGGGACGGCGGGCGCTGTGGTTCCGCTCCCCAGGTCACCCCGAGGGTCGATGGGTGCGGGTCCCGGCCTTCGGCTACGAGCGCTTCGACTGCCGCCCGCCGGTCGTCGGACCGCCGAGTGACGACGACGTCCTGATTGCCGAGGGGCTGCACGGCCGCCTCGACCCTGCGGGCTGGGCCGCGGTGCGCGCTGCGCTCGACGAGGCCGGCCCGCTAGCCGGCGCCATAGCCGTGCGGGCCGACGGACGGGCGTTCTGGGAGCTCCCGCCCGGGGAGCTGTCGGTGCTGGAGGAGCCGGGCACGGTCGGCGCCGGCCTGCGGGCGGTCGGCCGGCACGGGCCTGGGCGGCACCGGGACCACCTCGTCGCAGCGCTGCACCACCGGCGTCCGGACCTCGTGCCGCTGGTCGGCGGCACCACCCGCCGCTCGTTGCTCCCCCACGTCGAGGAGGGCGACAGCGGGCTCGAGGCGGTCGTGCACCGGGAGCTGCTGGCCAACGCCGAGGCGTTCGGCGCGCTCGAGACCGTGGCGTCCGGACTGCTGACCGCGACCGGGGGCGTCCCGCTCACCCGGCTGCGGCTGCACGACGTCCTGCTGTGGCTCAGCGGCGGCCTCCGGCTGGCGCACGCCGTCGCCCTCGGCAGGTAGATCCCGGAGTGGGCGGCGCCCCGGGCCTGACCGAGTCGAACGCGCCGTCGAGGACGGCGACGCCGACGGGTCCGTCCAGCTCCACGGCCGACCGCCGGCCCGCCTCCGGGTCACCAGTGGGGTCGAGCCGCGCCTCGCTGCCCCGGCCGGGTACGCGGCGTGACCGCGAGGTCGGGGCTGTCCGCTCGAGGTGGGGATGACCCCACCCCCGACCGTGGGCATGCCGGTCCGCTTCGGGGGCCGATCCGATCGTATCCAGCAGCCCCGCACCGGACTCTCCATACCGAGGAGTTGTCGCACCCCCACAGGCCGCGCGGGACACCGCAGTCCCGCGCCGACGAGATGAGTGCCTCATCGTGACCGTCATCTCCCTGCCCCACGAGTTCAACGAGCACGACCTGTTCATCGACCTCCGGTCGATCGTCGGGCACTCGCTGTTCCTCAAGGTCGAAGGGCTCAACTTCGCCGGGTCGGTCAAGCTCAAGGCCGCGAGCGGGATGGTGGCGGCCGCCGAACGCGAGGGCCGGCTGCGGCCGGGGTCGGTCATCGTCGAGTCCTCGTCGGGCAACCTCGGTGTCGCGCTGAGCATGATCGCGGCGAGCAAGGGCTACGGGTTCCTGTGCGTGACCGACCCCCGCTGCAACCTGCAGACCAGGCTGCTGATGGAGGCGCTCGGCGCCGAGGTGCACGTGGTCACCGAGGTGGCCGACCCGGCCCGCGGCCTCCTCGGTGCGCGGATGGACCACGTGAGGGCTCGGTGTGCCGCCGACCCCCGCTACGTGTGGCTCAACCAGTACGAGAACCAGCACAACTGGCAGGCGCACTACCGCCAGACCGCGCCGGCGATCGACCGGCAGTTCCCGAAACTGGACGTCCTGTTCGTCGGGGCCGGCACCACCGGAACCCTGATGGGCTGCGCCCGGTGGTTCCGCGAGCACCGCCCCTCGGTGCGCATCGTCGCCGTCGACCCGGCCGGCTCGGTGTCCTTCGGCGGTCCGGCGAGCCCGCGGATGATCCCGGGCCTGGGCATGGCCCGTCCGCCCGCCTCTGCTGGACGAGTCCTACGTCGACGAGGTGGTGGTGGAGGAGGAGGTGGACACCGTCCGCGCCTGCCACCGGCTGGCTCGGCGCGGCTTCCTGTTCGGTGGCTCGACCGGCACCGTGGTCAGCGGGGCGACGAAGTGGCTGGCCCGCCACCGGGGGAACGGCGGGCGCGAGCTCACCGCGGTCACCATCGCCCCGGACCTGGGCGAGCGGTACCTCGACACCGTGTACCAGCCCAACTGGGTGGCGGACGTCTACGGCGAGGACCTGCTGAGTTCTCTCGAGCACGACGTGGCCCCCGCCGCCGCGTCACCGCCGCCGATCCCCGTACCGCGGGTCCCCGTGCACGCCGCGGTGGGGTCGGAGGTGACCTGAGCACCACCCGGTCCCGGGCCGGGAGCTCGACCGCTCCCGGCCCGGGACCGGCACGTCAGACGACGCGGATGCGCAGCCGGCGGAACCCGCGGCCCTTGTTCTCCATCTTGACCACCTCGACCCGGCCGACCATCGCCGTCGAGGCCACGTGCGTGCCGCCGTCGGCCTGCAGGTCCAGGCCGACGATGTCGACGATGCGGACCTCCTCGATGTCGGGCGGCAGCAGGTCGGTCGCGGTCCGGATCAGGTCGGGGATCGCGTAGGCCTCCGCACGCGGCAGCGTCCGCACCTCGATGCGCCGGTCCGCGGCGATCTCGGCGTTGACCGCCTCTGCCACCCGGTCCTTGAAGTCGGCCGGCACCTCGGCCAGGTCGAAGTCCATGCGCGCGGTCAGCGGCTCCATGTTGCCGCCGGTGACCTTCGCGCCGAAGTCGCGCAGGACGACGCCGGTCAGCACGTGCAGGCCCGAGTGCGTCCGCATCAGCGCCGTCCGCCGCTCGTCGTCGAGCGCTCCGCGGACCGCCGTGCCCGGCGGCGGCACCGGGTCGCCCTCCACCGGTATCAGGTACAGCTCGTCGCCCTTGCGGGTGCCGGCGATGCGCGTGCGGACGCCGCCCCACAGCAGCACGCCCTCGTCCGGCGGCTGCCCGCCGCCGCCCGGGTAGAAGGCGCTGCGGTCGAGGACGACGCCCTGCTCGGGATCGGCCGCGACGACCGTCGCGTCCCACTCCCGGACGGTCGCGTCGGTCAGGTCGAGACGGTGGGTGTGCCCGTGGGAGTCGGCGGCAGTGGTCACCCCGGCATGCTGCCCGGGATGGCCGGACGGCGGCCACCGGCGGGCCGCCCCTCCTGTCGGACGGGACGACGAGGCGACCCGCGCCCTCCGGTGTGAGCGGCTCGGCCCCGGGCGTCGGCCGGGGGGACGGCGGCCACGAGCAGGGACTGCTGCCCGCCCGCGGGCCCCGGTGAGCGGGCTGCCGTCGGCTCCCGTCGCCGGCGCGGACCGTCGTCCCGGTGGCGGCGCACCGGGACATTGCCTGCCGGGCCGGGCGCGAGGACGCTGGGCGCCGCGGCGATGCCGCCGGAGCACCGCCGCCGGAGAACTCCAGCGCCCTGGAGAGGAGCGGTGACGTGTACGCACGCTCGACCACCATCCGCGGCAACCCGCGGTCCGTCGACCGCGGGACGGACTACGTCCGCGACGAGGTGATGCCCGCCGTCCGCGGCATGGACGGCTGCATCGGCCTGTCCATGCTCGCCGACCACGAGTCCGGGATGTGCATCGTGACGACGTCCTGGCGGGACCGGGAGGCGATGCAGGCCAGCGCCGAGGGGGTCCGTCCGCTGCGCGACCGGGCGAGGGAGGTCTTCGGCGGCGAGGTCGAGGTGCACGAGTGGGAGGTGTCGGCCATGCACCGCCGGCACGAGGCCCACCACGGCGCCTGCACCCGGGTGACCTGGCTGCGCGGCGCCCCCGACGACATGGAGCGCAGCATCGACGCCTTCCGCATGAGCCTGATGCCGCGGCTGGACGACCTCGCCGGCTTCTGCAGCGTCAGCCTCATGACCCACGCCGCGGAGGGCATGGCCGTCTCCGCGGTCACCTACGACAGCCGGGAGGACATGATCGAGACCCGCGAGCACGCCCGCGCGCTGCGCGACGAGTTCGTGCCGGCGCTCGGCCTGGCCGTCACCGACGTCCGGGAGTTCGACCTCGTCCTCGCCCACCTTCGGGTACCCGAGACCGCGTGAGCGCCGCAGAGCGGGCCGGGGTCGCCCCCGCCGGCCCCCGCGCAGAGAGGAGGCAGCCCGTGTACGCGCGCACCGTCACCGTCCACGGCAACCCGAAGGCGGTCGACGACGGCGTCGCCTTCCTGCGAGACAGGGTCATGCCGGCCGTCGAGGGCCTGCCCGGCTACGTGGGGCTGTCGATGCTCGCCGACCGTGACTCCGGCCGCTGCATCGCCACCACGTCGTGGGCCGACGAGGCCGCGATGTCCGCGACCGGCGAGCAGCTGCGGCCCCTGCGGGCCCGCTTCGCCCAGATCCTCGGCGGGCCGCCGGAGCTGCAGACGTGGGAGATCGCCGTCCTGCACCGGGTGCACGAGGCGCCGGACGGGGCCTGCACCCGGGTCACCTGGATGCGCACCGACCCCGACCGGGTAGAGCAGGTCCTCGACGCCTACCGGCTGAGCCTGCTGCCGCGGCTCGAGGAGGTGGACGGCTTCTGCAGCGCCAGCCTGCTCGTCGACCGCTGGGAGGGGCGGGGCGCCGGGTCGGTCACCTACGCCGACCGGGCGAGCCTGGAGCGCTCCCGCACCGACGCCACCGCCGTCAGAGAGGAGTTCGCCGCCGCGATGGGCGGCCGGATCCTCGAGGTCGCCGAGTTCGACCTGGTGCTCGCGCACCTGCGGGTGCCCGAGACCGCGTGAGGAAGGACCTCCCTGCCCCCACCGCTCACAGGCTCGCGGCGGGCCCCTGGTGACGTGCTGAACGGCCATCTTCAGGGGCCCGCGCCGAGCGTGCGAGGCGTGGGGGCAAGGGGGTCCTCTCTCAGACCACCCGGGTCAGGGCCGGCCAGAGGCCGTCGCCGCCCTCGGCGAGCAGCCCGACGCCGAGCACCTGCGACCAGGTCAGCTCCGACCCGGCCTCGTCGCGCCAGGACCACAGCCGCCGCGTCAGGTGGTGCAGCTTGTGCTCGTACGTGAACCCGATCGCGCCGTGCACCTGGTGCGCCAGCCGGGCCACCACCTCGACCGCCGCCCCGGCGCGCACCTTGGCCGCCGCCGCGGCCAGGACGACGTCGTCCCCCCGCCCGAGGGCCTGGACTGCGGCGTCGGTCAGCGCGGTCACCGCCGTGACCTCGCCGGCCATCTCCGCGAGCTCCATCTGGATGGCCTGAAACTTGCCCAGCGGCCGACCGAACTGGTGCCGCTCCCCGGCGTACTGCACGGTCCAGGCCAGCACCCGCTCCAGCGCCGCGGCCAGCTGCACCGCCCGCGCCAGCGCGAAGCGGGCCCGCACCTCCCCGGCCTGAGCCGGGGTGAGCAGCGCTCCGGCCGCCGGCGCACCGCCCAGCACCAGCGAGCCGCGCGGCTCCCCGGCCAGGTTGCGCGCGTCGCTGGTCGCCAGCTCCTCGGCGCCGACCAGCGCCAGCACCGCGCCCTCGATGCCCTCGGGCGCCGCCGCGAGGACCGCGACGTGCCGCGCCACCCCGGCCCAGGCGACGTCGGTCGCGGTGCCGGTGAGCCGCCAGCGCCCCGGCCCGTCGCCGTCGTCCACCGGCTCGGCGGTGACCGCACCGGCGACCGCGAGCGTGAGCGGCTCGGCCGGGTCGGGCAGGTCCAGGCCGGCCGCCAGCAGCGCCGGCCCCGCGGCCAGCAGCTGCTCGGCCACCGGCACCGCCCCGGCACCGGCGGCCAGCGTGCGGACGACGGCCACCGCGTCGGCCAGCTCGCCGCCCGACCCGCCGGCCTCCTCGGGCAGCCCGACGCCGGTCAGCCCCGCCTCGGCCAGGTCGGCCCACAGCCCGGCGTCCCACGCGGTGTCCGCCGTGAGCGCGAACGGCTCGTGCGCCGAGAGGATGTCGCGGACGGTCTCGATCACCAGGTCCTGATCGCTCATCGCTCCGCTCCCTGGCTCGAACCCGCGCTCGCTCCGCTCCTCGCTCGTTCCCCGCCGCGCTGCTTAC
Proteins encoded:
- a CDS encoding S9 family peptidase; this translates as MTTYLDADPAVVEDAIALGDALVDAWGSWGPNMTPDARQVAFISDRSGMPQLYIKDVVLDGPRPAARHVKLSDDPVVSVRWAADSGWLTCEVATDGGVRTAVWVVRPDGSDARRIAGDATTHAELGPWTRSGHRFVVTFPGAAEGVPTRCFLADPATGRLDPLAEGELIRVLDVSLEERFIVIRDGARGQQYVVVVDRLTDEALSVLPQGATGSTEVALIRPAPAEHGGPVYVYLASDVGLPRRQLIGLPFGPNGWRGEPRTLAARDDAELEFIDADDAGRLLLLVWNVAGRSELELMDTATGGRTPISGLPGLVAADPVLSRDGSSVVLGVEGPTRPRELWHLDTTTHAWTRVSSSPPLPARRLVVPTPATFAGQDGLPLTGWLYRAPSRLKGTGPAVLWLHGGPEAQERPTFDPEHQALAAAGITVFAPNIRGSSGFGREFVHADDLHGRYDAFADVLAAAQHLVDTGVADADRIAVTGRSYGGYLTLASLAFSPGVFAAGVDVCGMSDLVTFYRDTEPWIGAAAVSKYGHPERDRALLEEISPLRAAGAIDVPLLVVHGEHDTNVPIGEAHQIVLALREQERTVQYLELEGEGHDFRRADSRKRLLGTMVRFLARALSRSREVDPVGGRAP
- a CDS encoding DUF1810 domain-containing protein, producing the protein MSDPFGLERFVGAQDGGVYEQALRELRAGAKRGHWMWFVFPQVAGLGRSSTAQHYALAGLEEARAYLAHPVLGPRLVECAQALLELSGRDPVRALGSVDAVKLRSSMTLFEAAAPDERVFAEVLERWFDGQRDEATTTRL
- a CDS encoding glutathione S-transferase family protein, translating into MSDENSGSGYVTSGEFERDTDYIPDRITADGSGGWPVEAGRYRLVIARACPWANRAAVVRRLLGLEDAISMGMCGPTHDERSWTFDLDPGGRDPVLGYERLQEAFLARFPDYDRGITVPALVDVPTRQVVTNDFLQMTLDLSTEWTAFHRDGAPDLYPGKLRDEMDEVMQRVYTEVNNGVYRCGFAGSQRSYDRAYDRLWTALDWLEERLSGQRYLMGGSITEADVRLFTTLTRFDPVYHGHFKANRQKLTEMPVLWAYARDLFQTPGFGDTIDFPQIKEHYYVVHADINPTQVVPVGPDTSNWLTPHGREELGGSPFGDGTPPGPPPEDERVPADHGPGGLGHR
- a CDS encoding excalibur calcium-binding domain-containing protein — encoded protein: MPTNWGFRGPTPPAQQPTQTMQLPVQPPAEQPPGRRRTWLRWAIPLLAFLIGTGVGAAGDQADVTAAPQYIALQDDLEVAQDQASELSDDVAAAEEQVRQAAAAAQTQIEQQTAAITQRATALDQREQDLVAREGALRAAEQTASSRISSSSSSSSSSGSVSSGAGSAAVVEPEPEVSVSASYANCSAARNAGAAPVRVGDPGYGRHLDRDGDGIGCE
- a CDS encoding alanyl-tRNA editing protein is translated as MTTAADSHGHTHRLDLTDATVREWDATVVAADPEQGVVLDRSAFYPGGGGQPPDEGVLLWGGVRTRIAGTRKGDELYLIPVEGDPVPPPGTAVRGALDDERRTALMRTHSGLHVLTGVVLRDFGAKVTGGNMEPLTARMDFDLAEVPADFKDRVAEAVNAEIAADRRIEVRTLPRAEAYAIPDLIRTATDLLPPDIEEVRIVDIVGLDLQADGGTHVASTAMVGRVEVVKMENKGRGFRRLRIRVV
- a CDS encoding acyl-CoA dehydrogenase family protein; this translates as MSDQDLVIETVRDILSAHEPFALTADTAWDAGLWADLAEAGLTGVGLPEEAGGSGGELADAVAVVRTLAAGAGAVPVAEQLLAAGPALLAAGLDLPDPAEPLTLAVAGAVTAEPVDDGDGPGRWRLTGTATDVAWAGVARHVAVLAAAPEGIEGAVLALVGAEELATSDARNLAGEPRGSLVLGGAPAAGALLTPAQAGEVRARFALARAVQLAAALERVLAWTVQYAGERHQFGRPLGKFQAIQMELAEMAGEVTAVTALTDAAVQALGRGDDVVLAAAAAKVRAGAAVEVVARLAHQVHGAIGFTYEHKLHHLTRRLWSWRDEAGSELTWSQVLGVGLLAEGGDGLWPALTRVV